GACGTGCCGGAGGTCGCCCCCATCCGCATCTCGCTGATCGGGCGCCCCAACGTGGGCAAGTCGAGCCTCCTGAACGCCATTACCCAGAGCGACCGGGCCATCGTGGCGGACCGGCCCGGCACCACGCGCGACAGCCTCGACGTGGAGTGGAACTACGGCGGGCAGCGCTTCGTGCTGGTGGACACGGCGGGCATCCGCAAGAAGCCCGACACGGCCATCGAGGAGTACGCGATTCAGCGCTCCCAGGCGGCCATCGAGCGCAGCGACCTGATCTGGCTCGTCGTGAACGCCACCGAGATCGGCGACCACGAACTCAAGCTCGCCAACCTCGCCTACGACAGCGGCAAGCCCGTCATCGTCGTGGTGAACAAGTGGGACCTCGTGCCCGACGAGGACCTCAAGCGCACGGAAAAGGACCTCAACCAGAAGCTCCACCACATCGCCTTCGCGCCGCGGGTGTACACCTCGGCGATCAACGACTACGGCATCCACGACATGCTCGCCGAGGCGATGAAGCTCCACGCGAAGTGGCAAAGCCGCATCCCCACCGCCGAACTCAACCGCTGGCTGGAGGTCTGGCAGATGCGTCAGGCCATGCCCAACTTCCACGGCAAGCCGCTGAGGATGTACTTCATGACCCAGGTGGAGACGGCGCCGCCGACGTTCGCCATCTTCTGCAACCGCGCCGACTTCGTGACCCGCGCGTACGAGGGCTTCTTGCAAAACCGCATCCGCGAGGACCTGCAACTGGCCGGAGTGCCCGTGCGGCTGAAGTGGAAGGAGAAGGGGCCGTACCGGAGGGGCAAGAAGGGCGAGGCGGCGGAGGCGTAGGTCACACCGTCAGGAAAGGCCGTCCGGCGTGTGGGGCGGCCCTTTTCCTTTCAACCGCGACGACGCAGCGAGGCGACAAGCAGCAGCAAGGCGCCCACCCCGCCCACGAACGCGAAGAACGACCCCACCACCCCGGGCGGCGCGGCGTCCGAGGAGGCGAGCATAGAGAGCTGAATCAGCGCGATCAGGGCCACGCAGAAGAACTTCAGGCCCGCCGAGGCTTCCCGCGCGGCGGCCCGGTTGCGCTCGGGCGAGCCCAGGTCGGGCATGTTGATCACGCCGATCTTCTCCGTGTACGAGAGCAGCCCGTAGAGAAACAGCATGATCGTCGGCAGGAGGATCAGCCGTCCCTTACTTCCCAGCGTGGGCGGCGCGTTCAGGTTCATGCGCAGGGGCAGACTCTCGGGAAGAGCCGCCCAGTGATAGGCCAGCCACAGGAATGTCCCCACCAGCACGGCCAGCGCCGCCCCGTTGGTGGCCCGGCGGAAGCGGGAGGGCGGGGCCGGGTGCTCCACTACTCCGCCTGCCCCTCCCGCATCGCCACCCAGTCCTCCCACGCGAGGGCGGGCAGCAGCGCGAAGCTCCCGACGAAGAGCGTGGCGACCGCCGCGGGAAGGCGCACCGCCGTCTTGCCGTTCAGCACGAGGTAGAGGGCTCCCAGGGTGCTGAGCGCCCCCACGTCCATGAACATGACGCGGGCGAAGGTGCTCTGTCTCAACGTGCCGCCGAGGCCGAGGTCGTCGGGGCGGGCGCGGCCCAGCACGGCGGTCAGGACGAGGAGGACGAACAGCGAGGCATAGAGCCTGAGCCGTTCGGGACCGGGGGCGCGGTACTTTTCGAGCCACGCGGGGGTGGGCGCCGTTTTCGTCATGGCCCAGCGTACCCGTTCCCGGCGGCAGGGAGGACCGGGCCTTCCCCTCCTCAACGTCTTCACACCCGCCCCATGCCCCCCTGTGCATACCGTGACCTCTGGGAAACGTGGTCCGGTGGCTGCTGGGAGGGCTCGTCGTCTTCAGTCTCGCGGCGTGCGGCCCGGCGAACGGGGGCGAGAACGACGACGAGAACGAGGAGAACGAGAGTGGCGGCGCCAACTGAGCGGCCCGTGCGGGCCGGGTCCGGGCGCGTCCTGCCCCGCTTACACTTCGTGCCCGGGTGACCCGGCACACTGGTGTATGTCCACAACCCGCCTCTTCGCCGCGCTGACCCTCGCCGCCTGGCTCTCCTCCGCGTGCGCCCAGAACAACCAGAGCGCCGCCCCGCAGGTCCGCTTCACCCCCTTCGTGAGCGGCCTGGAACAGGTCACCACCCTCACCCACGCGGGCGACGGTTCGGGCCGCCTGTACGCCACCGAGCAGGGCGGGCGCGTGCGGGTGATCGAGCGGGGGAGGCTGCGCGCCCAGCCGTTCCTCGACGTGGGCACCCTGACCCGGGCGGGCGGCGAGCGGGGCCTCCTGGGCCTCGCCTTCGATCCCGGCTACAAGACCAACCGCCGCCTGTACGTCCACTACACCGACCGGAGCGGAAACACGGTGCTCGCCCGCTACACGGCCACCCCCGACTTCTCCCGCGCCGAGCCGGGGAGCGCCCGCATCCTCTTTACCGCCGAGCAGCCCTACGCCAACCACAACGGGGGTCAGGTGGCCTTCGGGCCCGACGGTTTCCTGTACCTGGGGCTGGGGGACGGCGGGTCGGGGGGCGATCCGCAGAATTTCGGGCAAAACCTCGCCTCGCCCCTGGGCAAGATCTTGCGCTTCGACGTCGGGGGTGACGCGGCGCGGCCCGCCCCCGGCAATCCGTTCCTCGGTCGGCAGGGCGCCAACCCCAACATCTGGGCGTACGGTCTGCGCAACCCCTGGCGCTTTTCCTTCGACCGCGTTTCGGGTGACCTGATCATCGCCGACGTGGGCCAAAACGAGTTCGAGGAGGTGGACCGCCAGCCCAGGAGCAGCCGGGGCGGCGAGAACTACGGCTGGCGCGTGCGCGAGGGCCGTTCGTGCTTCGACCCGCCGAGCGGCTGCCGCTCCCAGGGCCTGACCGACCCGGTGCTGCAATACGGGCGCGACGAGGGCCAGAGCGTCACGGGCGGGTACGTGTACCGGGGAAGCGCCCTCCCCGCGCTCAAGGGGCAGTACGTCTTCGGCGACTTCGGCACGGGGAACGTCTGGGCCGCTCCCACGACCGGGCAGAACTGGAACAAGGTCAGGATCGGGCGGGTGCAAAATCCCTCCGCCTTCGGGGAAGACGAGGCGGGAGAACTGTACGTGGCCGAGTACGGCAGCGGGCGGGTGCTCAAGCTGGGCCGCTGAGGCCTGCCCCGCCCCGACCACGGGTGCGCACCGGGCGTCCGGTTCCTCCGAACAGACCCCCGGCGCTCCGCTTCCCTCGGCCCACAGGTGACGGGAAGGCCCCCCGAGCCCCAAGCTTGGGGAGGCGGCTTACCTTTTGACCGCGTGTCCTGCTCCAGCGTGGGGGCACGTCACCTCCCAGGCCACGGAAGACGACGGGCGCCGAAACCCCTATAAGGACCCGCTCACCATCGCCGTCTCGGTGGCCGCGCAACTGCTGCAAGTGCTGGAAGTCCCCGTCGTGGCCGCCGCGCCCATCCCCTCCACCTCCCCAGAGGGGTGAACGGGGGGGAGAAAAGGGCGTGGCGCAGCAGAAGAGGCCCCGGGATGCTTGCCCGGGGCCTCCTCGTGAGGCTCTTACCGCCCGATCTGGTCGAGTTCCCCCCGGACCGCCCCCGTTTCCTCCAAAAAGGCCAGGTTCTGCACGTAGGGCACGCGCTCCACGATGAAGGTCTGCGCGGCGCGGTCCACCCCCAGGGCCATGCCGACGGCAAAGAGGGCCAGCACCACCCCGAAGGCCCGCTGTAACCCGCCCAGGTTCCGCAGCAGGGCCGGCATCCGGGTCAGGAGGCGCCGCCCTCCCACCATCACCGCGAACATGGGGAGGGCCACGCCGAGCGCGTAGGCGGTCGTGACGGCGGCGGCGAAGGTCGTCACCTGCCCGCTGAGCGCCAGGGTGGTCACGCTCGCCAGGATCGGCCCCACACAGGGCGTCCAGACGAGGCCGAGGGTGGCGCCCACGAGCAGACCGCCCACGAACCCGTCCCCGCCGCCGCGCGCTGCCCCCTGCGGCACCGCCCGCGCGGCGAGTTGCTCGAAACGGCGACCCAGCGCCGGGACCGCCAGCGTCAGCCCGAAGGCGAACAGCAGGGCGACGGCCCCCCAGCGCAGGGCCTCAGCGGGGATGCCCAGCGCCGTGACGAGCGTGCTGAGAAAGAGTGTGAGGACCACGAAACTGCCGATAAATCCGGCGACGATGCCCCAGGGCCGCGCCCGTCCACCCACCGTGCCCGAGAGCACCACGGGCAGCACCGGCAGGATGCACGGCGACAGCACGGTCAGCACGCCGCCGAGGAAGGCCACCAGCAGCAGGAGCATGGCGTTACCGCACCATGCCGGTCTTGGCGACGATCTCGCGCACGCCGCCGCCCGACCACTTGGTCAGCGCCCTCCCCCCCGCGTCCACAAGGACGAAGGTGTGCTGGGAGGTGATGCCGTACTGCCGCTTCAGGGCCGTCTCCCGGTCGTAGTCGGTCTTGAAGACGACCACGTTCCTCGGCAATCCCGCCAGATTCTTCGTGAGGTCGGCGTCGGCGGCCTTGCAGTTGGGGCACCACGTCGCGTGGAAGAACAGCACCCGCCGCATGCCCTTCGCGGCGTCAAAGGCGGCCTTGGAGTAGGGCTGGTACGCCGTCGTCTTCATCATGGAATCGCCCGTCATGCTATGCCCGGTCATCGTGTTGGACGAGGGCGCGGCGGCGAAGGCGGTGGCGAGCAGGGCGGCGGCGAGGGCGGACAGGTGGAACTT
Above is a window of Deinococcus planocerae DNA encoding:
- the der gene encoding ribosome biogenesis GTPase Der — encoded protein: MHKVAIVGRPNVGKSSLFNRLVGRREAVVADFPGVTRDAKEGLMLYHNHRITLVDTGGLWSGDEWEQAIREKAEWAMEGAQAVIFVLDPREGLSAADYEVAEWLRRLGKPVIVVANKIDSPKHEVYLAELWALGFGDPIAISAEHARGLDDLMERVMGYLPEDDEDVPEVAPIRISLIGRPNVGKSSLLNAITQSDRAIVADRPGTTRDSLDVEWNYGGQRFVLVDTAGIRKKPDTAIEEYAIQRSQAAIERSDLIWLVVNATEIGDHELKLANLAYDSGKPVIVVVNKWDLVPDEDLKRTEKDLNQKLHHIAFAPRVYTSAINDYGIHDMLAEAMKLHAKWQSRIPTAELNRWLEVWQMRQAMPNFHGKPLRMYFMTQVETAPPTFAIFCNRADFVTRAYEGFLQNRIREDLQLAGVPVRLKWKEKGPYRRGKKGEAAEA
- a CDS encoding PQQ-dependent sugar dehydrogenase, with product MSTTRLFAALTLAAWLSSACAQNNQSAAPQVRFTPFVSGLEQVTTLTHAGDGSGRLYATEQGGRVRVIERGRLRAQPFLDVGTLTRAGGERGLLGLAFDPGYKTNRRLYVHYTDRSGNTVLARYTATPDFSRAEPGSARILFTAEQPYANHNGGQVAFGPDGFLYLGLGDGGSGGDPQNFGQNLASPLGKILRFDVGGDAARPAPGNPFLGRQGANPNIWAYGLRNPWRFSFDRVSGDLIIADVGQNEFEEVDRQPRSSRGGENYGWRVREGRSCFDPPSGCRSQGLTDPVLQYGRDEGQSVTGGYVYRGSALPALKGQYVFGDFGTGNVWAAPTTGQNWNKVRIGRVQNPSAFGEDEAGELYVAEYGSGRVLKLGR
- a CDS encoding cytochrome c biogenesis CcdA family protein encodes the protein MLLLLVAFLGGVLTVLSPCILPVLPVVLSGTVGGRARPWGIVAGFIGSFVVLTLFLSTLVTALGIPAEALRWGAVALLFAFGLTLAVPALGRRFEQLAARAVPQGAARGGGDGFVGGLLVGATLGLVWTPCVGPILASVTTLALSGQVTTFAAAVTTAYALGVALPMFAVMVGGRRLLTRMPALLRNLGGLQRAFGVVLALFAVGMALGVDRAAQTFIVERVPYVQNLAFLEETGAVRGELDQIGR
- a CDS encoding thioredoxin family protein is translated as MNKFHLSALAAALLATAFAAAPSSNTMTGHSMTGDSMMKTTAYQPYSKAAFDAAKGMRRVLFFHATWCPNCKAADADLTKNLAGLPRNVVVFKTDYDRETALKRQYGITSQHTFVLVDAGGRALTKWSGGGVREIVAKTGMVR